The following are encoded together in the Bradyrhizobium genosp. L genome:
- a CDS encoding DUF6894 family protein codes for MPRFHFEIVDGYVLQDPQGIELPTVQAAQRFAHEIAKQISADIDDKSLTKVVVKGEDGEEIYQASIHPSEPVE; via the coding sequence ATGCCCAGGTTTCATTTTGAGATTGTTGACGGCTATGTCTTGCAAGATCCGCAGGGCATTGAGTTGCCAACCGTACAGGCGGCGCAAAGGTTCGCCCACGAAATCGCTAAGCAAATCTCAGCCGACATAGATGATAAATCGCTCACTAAGGTTGTGGTGAAGGGCGAGGACGGCGAGGAAATTTACCAGGCTTCTATCCATCCGAGTGAGCCCGTTGAATGA